The Oxyura jamaicensis isolate SHBP4307 breed ruddy duck chromosome 27 unlocalized genomic scaffold, BPBGC_Ojam_1.0 oxy27_random_OJ72895, whole genome shotgun sequence genome contains the following window.
GCTCCGGGACTACCTGCACGCTCGCACCGGGAGCCGCGGCCACCACATCCCCTTGCTGGCGGGGGCCCTCGCCCGCCGTGAGTAGCCCCGAGCACCCCCAGCCCGCAGGAGGGGCCCCGCAGTGCCCCCTCGGTGGGGCTGACACCCCCTTTCCCCCGCCTGGCAGTGGGTGCTGTGACGGTGATCAGCCCCCTGGAGCTGATCCGCACCAAGATGCAGTCGCGGCAGCTCAGCTACCGGGAGCTGCGCGTCTGCATCCAGTCGGCGGTGGCTCAGGACGGCTGGCTGTCCctctggaggggctggggacccACCGTGCTGCGGGACGTCCCCTTCTCCGGTAGGACAGGGGGTGACAcggggcgtgggggggggggatgccgGGCAGCGCGGGGGCTtcacctctcctcccagctctctACTGGTTCAACTACGAGCTGGTGCGCGAGTGGCTCTGCGCCCAAGCCCGGCTGGATGAGGCCACCTTCATGATCAGCTTCGCCTCCGGGGCCATCTCCGGCACGGTGAGAAAGGGGTCTGGGgtctgcagcccccccccccgggggaaCGGGGCCGCAatgggctggggctgtgccgtgGGGACGGGGAGCTCAGCCCCGTCCGCTCGCCCCGCAGGTGGCCGCCGTGCTGACGCTGCCCTTCGACGTGGTGAAGACCCGGCGGCAGATCGAGCTGGGAGACAGCGAGCTGCACCCAGGTGAGGGGGCTTgctgcggggtggggggggcagcggggggcccccccggccccccccgcaccccccccccccgctcccctctccccccgcaGTCGCAGCCTCCAAGCCATCATCCACCTGGCTGCTCATGCGCCGCATCCGCGCTGAGTCGGGCACCCGGGGGCTGTTTGCAGGTAAGGCTGtgaccccccccctcccaccccatctTGAGGGGGGGGGTGTTTagggttttggggtgccccGGTGTCACCGCGGGGCTGACGGCGCTGTCCTTGCAGGGTTCCTGCCCCGCGTCATTAAGGTGGCGCCCGCCTGCGCCATCATGATCAGCACCTACGAGTTCGGCAAAACCTTCTTCCAGAAGCTGAACCAGGAGCGGCGGCTGCGGGGGTTGTAAAGGGTGGGGGGGCCACGGACGGGGACCGTGGCCCATGGGACAGGGACACCACCCCCGGGCCGAGCCCAAGTGCCTTCCCGTGCGCTCCGCTCCCCACCGGCCCCGTGGCGTGGACACGGTCCCGGCGGCCACCCTGGCCCTGCCGTGCCGGGGGCACGCTGCCTGCTGTGACACTGGGGACatgccccccaccccggccctCCCTCAAGGCTGGACAGATGCTGCTGGACTGACTCACGGACTTTGGCGAGGTggggtgcccccagcctcctgccaggctggggagcaggagcgGGGGCTCCAGCGTGGACCAAACCcggcccgggggctgccccccgtgcccgcccccagccccgcttcGGCCCCGAGCCCGGCCCTTCACCACCAGTTACGCACagcctcctcccctcctgcccctgcgTGCCCTGGGGACACCTCGCAGCCCTGCCTACGGACCCCCCCGGCCCGCTCAGGACCTCCCCAGCCCTTGGTACACCTCGGGCTCGGACCCTGCGTGGGGACAAACCtcgctgctgctctgggggggCCGGGCTCTGTCCCGTGCCCCATCCCTTCACCGCGAGGACCTGCCCCGTGCCGTGCCCCGTGCGGGTGCTGCCCGACCCCCTCCCAGTCCCCGGCTTGCCCTGGGTGCCTGGGGGGagtttctcttattttcttaaataaaacaaaatggaatttGTGTCTTAGGTCACGGAGCCCTGCCCCTgttccctgcagggctgtgtgcGGGGGAAGcatgggaggtgtccctggggctggcagtcgtgtccctgctgcctggggacaggagatcactgggggggggggggggggggttgggggcaCGGGGGCTCCAGCACCCCCCTCATATCCctctgtgggggggggggggggcacacaaggctcttttccccctcccagcTGGCAGGGTGCTCGCGGGGG
Protein-coding sequences here:
- the LOC118158400 gene encoding solute carrier family 25 member 39-like isoform X2 encodes the protein MLGPEPCPAPPVGSGGPPRPILMFQEGSAMAEKMSPGPGGGITPLQQMLASGTGAILTSLFVTPLDVVKIRLQAQRTPFSKAWSVRSAPWGSRQATWKCFLYCNGLMDHLYVCQNGPGCTAWYKAPTRFTGTLDAFVKITRYEGIRSLWSGLPPTLVMAVPATVIYFTAYDQLRDYLHARTGSRGHHIPLLAGALARLGAVTVISPLELIRTKMQSRQLSYRELRVCIQSAVAQDGWLSLWRGWGPTVLRDVPFSALYWFNYELVREWLCAQARLDEATFMISFASGAISGTVAAVLTLPFDVVKTRRQIELGDSELHPVAASKPSSTWLLMRRIRAESGTRGLFAGFLPRVIKVAPACAIMISTYEFGKTFFQKLNQERRLRGL
- the LOC118158400 gene encoding solute carrier family 25 member 40-like isoform X1, translating into MLGPEPCPAPPVGSGGPPRPILMFQEGSAMAEKMSPGPGGGITPLQQMLASGTGAILTSLFVTPLDVVKIRLQAQRTPFSKGKCFLYCNGLMDHLYVCQNGPGCTAWYKAPTRFTGTLDAFVKITRYEGIRSLWSGLPPTLVMAVPATVIYFTAYDQLRDYLHARTGSRGHHIPLLAGALARLGAVTVISPLELIRTKMQSRQLSYRELRVCIQSAVAQDGWLSLWRGWGPTVLRDVPFSALYWFNYELVREWLCAQARLDEATFMISFASGAISGTVAAVLTLPFDVVKTRRQIELGDSELHPVAASKPSSTWLLMRRIRAESGTRGLFAGFLPRVIKVAPACAIMISTYEFGKTFFQKLNQERRLRGL